In Pedobacter heparinus DSM 2366, the following are encoded in one genomic region:
- a CDS encoding sensor histidine kinase encodes MKKSIVIFYFMLLYALVQLISWGTLVVRLEPARMAMVMGEGSVFLFLLCIGAYFLHQSIKKEERLREQQQNFLLSVTHELKSPLAAIKLSIQTIIKRDLDKARQTSLLSNSLKDIERLDDLVENMLLATKIENRSYSFPKEEFDFSELVTKITDRLQVHSCGCEQLITPVIKPGIKVMGDQFALSSVVTNLVENAVKYSGPCADVAVELTEKDGHPFLRVADKGPGIPDSEKMLIFDKFYRVGDENVRKSKGTGLGLFIVKEVLQSHDADISVRDNVPQGAIFEITFS; translated from the coding sequence TTGAAGAAGTCGATTGTTATATTTTATTTCATGCTGTTGTACGCTTTAGTGCAATTGATCTCCTGGGGAACGCTGGTTGTTCGGCTGGAACCTGCCAGAATGGCAATGGTGATGGGCGAAGGGTCGGTGTTTTTATTTTTACTATGTATAGGGGCTTATTTTTTACACCAGTCTATCAAAAAAGAAGAGCGTCTGCGTGAACAGCAGCAAAATTTTTTGCTCTCTGTAACGCATGAGTTAAAATCACCTTTGGCTGCTATAAAATTATCAATTCAAACCATCATCAAACGTGACCTTGATAAGGCGCGGCAGACGTCCTTACTGAGCAATTCTTTAAAAGATATTGAACGTTTGGACGACCTGGTAGAAAACATGTTATTGGCTACAAAGATAGAAAACCGCTCTTATTCCTTCCCTAAAGAGGAATTTGACTTCTCGGAGTTGGTTACCAAAATCACTGACAGGCTGCAGGTCCATTCCTGCGGATGTGAACAGTTGATTACACCGGTTATCAAACCAGGAATAAAGGTGATGGGCGATCAGTTTGCACTCTCGTCGGTAGTGACCAACCTGGTCGAAAATGCAGTAAAGTATTCGGGTCCCTGCGCTGATGTGGCGGTTGAACTGACAGAAAAAGACGGCCATCCTTTTTTAAGGGTAGCTGACAAAGGGCCTGGTATTCCCGACAGTGAAAAGATGCTGATTTTCGATAAATTTTACCGGGTTGGTGATGAGAATGTCAGAAAATCAAAAGGAACGGGTTTAGGCCTGTTTATTGTTAAGGAAGTATTACAAAGCCACGACGCTGATATCAGCGTTAGAGATAACGTACCGCAAGGTGCTATTTTTGAAATAACATTTAGTTGA
- the hemL gene encoding glutamate-1-semialdehyde 2,1-aminomutase has product MLESLKKMFSGNEGEVPVNTGSKPDISREKSAELYEKAKNYFPGGVNSPVRAFKSVHGTPLFIQKGDGCFVWDADGNQFIDFCGSWGPLILGHNHPKVREKVTEVMQNGMSFGAPTALENELAELIIKNNRFVEKIRFTSSGTEAVMSAIRLARGFTGRDKIIKFDGCYHGHSDSLLVKAGSGLVTFGETSSAGVPKAFAQETIVLPLNDVEALKQAFEQFKDEVAAVIIEGIPANNGLLMQDQAYLEFLQNLCKAHKSLLIFDEVITGFRLGFEGAAAHYGLKPDIVTYGKIIGGGLPVGMYGASAEIMAHISPDGGVYQAGTLSGNPIAMAAGIAQLTELLKSGFYKELNNKATEFAESLQRFATARNYKVKVFHVGSIFWIAFTDKDKIQRADDIEHSSMEKFKMMHRELLNRGIYLGPSGYEVGFVSAAHTKIELEKAKRAIFDSLDVVFRNK; this is encoded by the coding sequence ATGTTAGAATCTTTAAAAAAAATGTTTTCCGGAAATGAAGGCGAAGTGCCTGTAAATACAGGCAGTAAACCGGATATTTCCAGAGAAAAGTCGGCAGAACTCTATGAAAAGGCGAAAAACTATTTCCCAGGTGGGGTAAACTCTCCGGTAAGGGCTTTTAAATCGGTTCACGGTACGCCCCTCTTTATTCAAAAAGGAGATGGTTGCTTCGTTTGGGATGCAGACGGCAATCAGTTTATAGATTTTTGCGGTAGCTGGGGGCCATTGATCTTAGGTCACAATCACCCTAAAGTAAGAGAAAAAGTTACTGAAGTGATGCAGAACGGAATGAGCTTCGGTGCACCTACGGCATTGGAAAATGAGCTGGCCGAACTGATTATAAAAAATAACAGATTTGTAGAAAAAATCCGTTTTACAAGCTCTGGTACTGAAGCGGTCATGTCGGCTATCCGTTTGGCCCGGGGTTTTACTGGCAGGGACAAAATTATCAAGTTTGATGGTTGTTACCATGGCCATAGTGATTCCTTATTGGTAAAGGCGGGATCAGGACTGGTAACTTTTGGTGAAACCTCATCAGCTGGTGTGCCGAAAGCATTTGCACAGGAAACAATAGTTTTGCCTTTAAATGATGTTGAAGCATTGAAACAGGCTTTTGAACAGTTTAAAGATGAGGTTGCCGCTGTAATCATTGAAGGTATACCAGCCAACAATGGTTTACTGATGCAGGACCAGGCTTACCTGGAATTCCTGCAGAATTTATGTAAAGCGCATAAATCCTTATTGATATTTGATGAAGTGATAACGGGTTTCAGATTGGGTTTTGAAGGTGCTGCAGCACATTATGGACTTAAACCGGATATTGTTACTTATGGCAAGATCATCGGCGGCGGACTACCGGTTGGTATGTATGGTGCATCTGCCGAAATTATGGCACACATTTCTCCTGACGGCGGAGTTTACCAGGCAGGTACCCTTTCCGGAAACCCGATAGCCATGGCAGCAGGGATTGCCCAGTTAACTGAATTGTTAAAATCGGGTTTTTACAAAGAACTGAACAATAAGGCTACAGAATTCGCAGAAAGTTTACAACGTTTTGCCACAGCAAGGAATTATAAAGTAAAAGTATTTCATGTGGGTTCTATTTTCTGGATTGCCTTTACCGATAAAGATAAGATCCAACGTGCTGATGATATAGAACACAGCAGCATGGAAAAATTTAAAATGATGCACAGAGAGTTGCTGAACAGGGGGATTTATCTGGGCCCCTCAGGCTATGAAGTTGGTTTCGTTTCTGCTGCGCACACAAAGATAGAGCTGGAAAAGGCAAAAAGGGCAATATTTGACAGCCTTGATGTTGTTTTCAGGAACAAGTAA
- the hemB gene encoding porphobilinogen synthase produces MLQRPRRLRKNPVVREMVAETRLTKDQFIYPYFIVPGKDVVRPLDAMPGISHFSEDTLVRDVEKGLKLGVNKIMLFGVGDEKSENAAAAYHDHSLVPSAVRMLKKNFGDDLYVVTDVCVCSYTTHGHCGILRDEYVQNDETVEVIARMGLTHAQAGADMLAPSDMMDGRVAAMRTVLDGAGYVNTAIMSHATKFASAYYGPFREAADCAPGKGDRKAYQMDFRNGHEALREALLDESEGADVLMVKPALAYMDVIQNLKQHTDLPIACYNVSGEYSMVKAAAQKGWIDEQKVVMETMYGFARAGASIITTYHIRDMVEKNWI; encoded by the coding sequence ATGTTACAACGTCCACGTAGATTAAGAAAAAATCCGGTTGTGAGAGAAATGGTAGCTGAAACCCGGTTAACCAAAGACCAGTTCATCTATCCATACTTTATTGTACCTGGTAAAGATGTGGTCCGTCCGCTGGATGCGATGCCCGGCATCAGTCATTTTTCTGAAGATACATTGGTAAGAGATGTGGAGAAAGGACTAAAGCTGGGTGTAAACAAAATTATGCTGTTTGGTGTGGGTGATGAGAAAAGTGAAAATGCGGCGGCAGCTTATCACGACCATTCTTTGGTACCTTCTGCTGTCCGTATGTTAAAAAAGAACTTTGGTGATGACCTTTACGTGGTAACGGATGTTTGTGTTTGTTCTTATACTACCCACGGACATTGCGGCATTTTAAGGGATGAGTATGTGCAGAATGACGAAACAGTGGAGGTTATAGCCAGAATGGGGCTAACCCATGCCCAGGCTGGTGCCGATATGCTGGCTCCATCGGATATGATGGATGGGCGGGTAGCTGCAATGAGAACTGTACTGGATGGAGCGGGTTACGTAAATACTGCCATTATGTCTCACGCTACCAAATTTGCCTCAGCTTATTACGGACCTTTCAGAGAGGCAGCCGATTGTGCTCCGGGCAAGGGCGACAGGAAAGCTTACCAGATGGATTTCAGGAATGGTCATGAAGCACTTAGGGAAGCTTTGCTGGATGAAAGCGAGGGTGCTGATGTGTTGATGGTGAAACCGGCACTGGCGTATATGGATGTGATCCAGAACCTGAAACAACATACTGATCTGCCGATTGCCTGTTACAATGTATCCGGAGAATATTCGATGGTTAAAGCTGCTGCGCAAAAAGGCTGGATAGATGAGCAAAAAGTAGTGATGGAAACTATGTATGGCTTTGCACGTGCAGGTGCAAGTATCATCACCACCTATCACATTAGGGATATGGTTGAAAAGAATTGGATATAG